DNA from Synechococcus sp. CBW1108:
GACAGCCGTGGTGGCCGACAGCATCACCCGCACAGAACACGACTCCAACAAGGAGCTGATCGGCCAGGGCTTAGGCAACATCGCTTCCGGTCTGTTCGGTGGCATCGCCGGTGCCGGCGCCACCATGGGCACGGTGGTCAACATTCAGGCCGGCGGCCGCAGTGCCCTTTCGGGTATTAGCCGAGCAGTGATTCTGATGGTGGTCATCCTGGCCTTCACCGGTGTGGCAGCCCAGATCCCCCAGGCGGTGCTGGCTGGCATCGCTCTCAAGGTGGGGGTCGATATCGTCGACTGGGGCTTCCTCAAGCGGGCCCACCGCATCTCCCTGAGCGGCGCCCTGATCATGTATCTGGTGATCGCCCTCACCGTGCTGGTCGATCTGATCGCCGCCGTCGGCATTGGCGTATTCATCGCCAACATCCTCACCATCGACAAGATGAGCGCCCTTCAGAGCAAGAGCGTCAAGTCGATCAGCACTGGCGATGGTGATCTGATGCTCCCCGAGGACGAAAAGGCCCTGCTGGATCAGGGCAAGGGAAAGGTGCTGCTCTTCCAGCTCAACGGTGCCATGATCTTCGGCGTGGCAAAGGCCATTGGCCGGGAACACAATGCCATCGGCGATGTGAAGGCCGTGGTGTTCGACCTCACCGAGGTGTCTCACCTTGGGGTGACCGCAGCCCTGGCCGTGGAGAATGCCGTGGAAGAAGCGATCGAGAAAGGCCGTGAGGTGTTTGTGGTGGGTGCGACGGGCACCACTCAGCGCCGCTTGGAGAAACTCGGCCTATACAAGAAGCTACCCGCTGAGCGCACAAACATCAGTCGTCGAGACGCTCTTCAGCAGTCAGTCACGGCCCTGGGCTGAAGCACCTATCCAAACCCCAAAGGGCTCGGCCAAGCCGGCCCTCTTTTTTGTCTTTGGTGCCCTCCCATGGATCTGTTCAACGACAAACGCTTCCTCTCCACCATCCATGGATATGAACGGCAACTGGCCAAACTTCTAGCCCTACTACTAGCAGTGGTGATCGGCTTTGTCGTTTTCGAGCTGGTCTTTGAATCAAGCATCAAAATCTCGAAATTCCAAACCGATTTGTTTAATGGGGGATTAATCAAACTGCTCGATCGACTTCTACTGATTTTCATCGCCCTGGAAGTACTCCAAAACGTGACCGCCTATCTCCGTGATCAGGTTGTTCAGATCGAACTGGTGCTGCTCACGGCCATGACGGCCGTAGCCAGAAAAGTGATCGTGCTGCCGCCAGGCATGGAAAACAAACCCCAGCTCATGGCAGGATTTGGGGTGATGGTGGTCTGGCTGCCGCCTATTGGCTGGTGAAACGGGCCAGATATAATCAGCAATCAGCCTGATAAATTCCCAACGACAGCCTGGAATGGGCACGGCAATTCCAGGCATCGATCAGACTTCCTGATCGCGGGGATTGCAGCTACTAGTTGATAACCAGGGCTGAAAAGACCCAACCGCAAAAAACAGTCAGTACCGTATACCGACCCAACTACAGACGACATTCCAATGCCTGCGCCACAGAAGCGCCCCAAGGGCGGCTGCGACGCACTCAGCCAGCACATGCGCGCCATCGGCCGCATCCCGCTGCTCAGCGCTGAGGAGGAAATCAGCCTGGCTCGCCTAGTTCAGGGCGGCTGCCGGGCCACCGACTTAGCCCAGGAGATGAAGTTGCGGGCCGGCAGCATTGCCCCCAGCCTGGAAGCCTGGGCCGCGGCAGCCGGCATGGAAGTATCTCAATTGCAGAGGTGTCTGCGGCAGGCCGAGCAGGCCCGCAGTCGCATGGTGCTGGCCAACATCCGCCTGGTGGTGAGCATGGCCCGCCGCTACCAGCACACCCCTGGTGACCTAGAGGATCTGATCCAGGAGGGCACCATCGGCCTGATCAGGGCCGTGGAACGGTTTGACCCCAGCCGCGGCTATCGGTTTTCCACCTATGCCACCTGGTGGATCCGCGACGGCATCGGCAGTGCCCTGGTGGCCAAGGGGCGCACCATCCGCCTGCCCGGCACGATGGTGGATCAGCTGCATAGGCTGCGCAAAACCCAGCAGTCCCTCAGCCAGGAGCTGGGGCGCGACCCAAGCCTGGAGGAGCTGGCAGCGGCCACCGGGCTCAAATCCCTCGACATCCGCGAAGTGCTGTTCAGGGCCCAGGAGCCCCTGAGCCTGGATGGGCGACAGAACTCCCAAGCCGAGTTGAGCCTGCTCGACAGCCTGGCCTGTGAGGTCAGCAAGCCCCAGGAGCAGGTGGATGCCTCCCTGATGCAAGAAGACATCAACCAGCTGCTCGATGAACTCCCCGAACAGGAAGCCGAGCTGCTGCGCTTGCGCTACGGCATCGCCGCAGGGGAACCTTTGAGTCTGAGCGCCACAGCCAGGCAGATGGGTATCACCCGGGATACGGCGCGGGGCCTGGAACGGCGCGCCAATGCCTCAATCCGGCGACTGTCAACACGTTTTATTAACCATCTCGAAGCCTGAGCCCATGCCCTGGCACCCCCACCTCTGGCACCCCACCACCCAGGTGGCCACCAGCCCCGTGCCGCTGCAGGTGCGCTCGGCCCGGGGCAGTGAGCTGGAGCTCGCTGATGGCCGCCGCCTGATCGATGCGATCAGCAGCTGGTGGGTGACCCTCCACGGCCACGCCGAGCCAGCCATTGCGGCGGCGATTGCCCGCCAGGCCCAGGAGCTGGAGCAGGTGATTTTTGCCAACTTCAGCCACGCCCCCGCCGAACAGCTGGCCACCCGTCTCAGCGCGCTCACGGGCCTCGAGCGGCTGTTCTTCTCGGACAACGGCTCCACCGCCGTGGAAGTGGCGCTCAAGATCGCCTGGCAGTGGTGGCGCAACCAGGGCAGCAACCGGCGCCAGGTGATCGCCTTCGAGGGGGCGTACCACGGCGACACCTTCGGGGCGATGGCCCTGGGAGAGCGCTCCCTGTTCACCGACCCCTACGAGCCCCTGCTGTTTGCCGTGGCGCGGGTGGCCTGGCCCCACAGCCACTGGAGCGACGAGACGGTGGAACAACGGGAACAGCACGCCCTGGGCCAGCTCGAGCAAGCCCTGGAGACGCCCACCGCGGCCGTGATCTTCGAGCCCCTGATCCAGGGGGCCAGCGGCATGCGGGTGGTACGGCCGCCCTTCCTGCGGGCCGTGGCCGAGCGGGTGCGGGCCGCCGGCGCCCTGCTGATCGCCGATGAGGTAATGACGGGCTTCGGCCGCACCGGCGACCTGTTTGCCTGCCGGCGGGCCGGCATTCAGCCCGACCTGCTGGCCCTCTCCAAAGGCCTCACCGGAGGCTTCCTGCCAATGGGGGTGACGATGGCCAGCGAGCGCCTCTACCAGGGCTTCATCAGCGAGCGGCCCGAGGCCACCTTCTTCCACGGCCACAGCTTCACCGCCAATCCCCTGGGCTGTGCCGCCGCGCTGGCCAGCCTGGACCTGCTCCAAGCCAATCCCGAACGCTTCCAGCAGTTCGAGCTGCGCCACACGCCATTCCTGGAGGAGCTGGCCCGGCACCCCTTGGTGCGGCGGCCGCGCTGCGTCGGCACCATGGCGGCCTTTGATGTGGACGCCGGCCAGGCCAGCTACCTCAACCCCGTGGGCAAACAGATCCAGCGCCACTGCCTGGAGCAGGGCGTGTACCTGCGCCCGCTGGGCAACGTGGTGTATCTCTTGCCGCCCCTGGGCATCAGCGCCAGCCAGCTGGAGCGTTGCTACGCGGCGGTGAAGCTGGCACTGGACACCCTGTTGCAGAGCTGAGACTTTGAACTAGCCGTTCTGGAAGGTCGCCAGCCGCCGGCCCAGCAACAGCAGACCGAGCACGGTGGTGCCACTCACCATCAGCACCAGGGCCGAGAACTGGGCGGCGGTGATCACCCCACTGGCCAGGGCCGTGGAGGCAAACACCAGCCCCGGCAGGCCCCGGGGGATCAGGCCGAACACCACCACCCAGCGATCCACGCCGGCCTCCTGATCCCGGGCGCTGATGCCAAGCCCGCAGATCAGCTTGCAGCCGATCGCCAGCAGCAGCAGCACCAGGGCCAGCCACCAGGCCGACGGCTGCAACAGGGTGGCCGCCTGGATGCGCATCCCCACCCCGAGGAAATAGAGGGGCAAAAACACCTCCGACAGCAGGGCCAGCTGGCCCCGCAACTCACGGGCCTCGGTGCTGCCTTCCCCCATGGGCGCCAGGCGATTGAACAGCACACCACCCCAGAGCGCCCCCAGCAGGCTGGTCACCCCGGTGACCTCCCCGATCCAGCTACAGCCGATCAACAGCAGCAACACCCCCAAAGGCCCCGGCTGCCAGGGCCCGCGGCGCTTCAGCCACCAGCTCGACAGCGGCACACTCAGCAGGGCGAGGGCCGGGCCGAGCAGCACCAACCAACCCGACCCGGCCGAAGCCGCGCCACCGCCCAGGTGAGTGCCCGCCAACAGCAGGGAGCAGGTGAGCAGGGCGATGGCGGGCAGATCGTCGAGCACCGACACCCCCACCAGCAGGCGACCGGAGGGGGTTTTCAAGGCGCCGAGCTGGCCAAGGGCCCGCAGGGTTACCCCAGTGCCGGTGGCGCTGAGCACGGCCACACACAACAGGGTGGTGGCCGTGGAGAGGCCAAAGGCCTGCTGCAGCGGCCACCAGGCCAGCAGCGGCGTCAGCGCCGACAGCAACACCGTGCGCAGCACGGCCGCCGGACGGGACCCCAACAAGCCGCCGCGCACCTCCAGTCCCACCTGGAAAAACAGGGTGAGCACCCCCAGCTCCAGCAGGCCGGAGAGGGAGCGGATCTGCTCAAAAGGCAGAACCGTATTGCCCAGGACAAAACCAACCCCCAGTTCCAGCACAATCGCCGGCACCGCCCAGCGGGCCAGCTTCGTGGCCGTCAACCGGGCCAGCAGGGCCCCCACCAACAACAGCAACAGGGTGGTGAGCAGGGAGGGACCCAAGCAGGTGGGGGCAAAGGTGGATCAGCCCGGCAGGATCACGCGGTCGATCACGTGCACAATGCCGTTGTCGCAGGCGATGTCTGCGGTCACCACTGTGGCGTTTTTTACCTCGAACGGCTCGCTGCGGCGGATCGGGATCGGAGCCCCCTCCAGGCTCGGCCACTCGGCCTGGGCCACCAGGGCCTCCCGGGTGTAGGCACCAGCCAGCACGTGGTACTTGAGGATCCGCGCCAGCTGGGGGGGGTTGTCCACCAGGGTCTGCACCGTGCCGGGGGGCAGGGCGGCAAAGGCGTCATCCACGGGGGCAAACACCGTGAAGGGGCCGGCGCCCTCCAGGGCACCCCGCAAGCCGGCCGCATCGACCGCGGCCAGCAGGGTCGTGAACACTCCTGCGCCGGCTGCCGTTTCAAGAATCGTGGCCATGGGATCTCTCCTAGCGGTAGTCCTGGGTCTGGATGTCGCTCAGGCGGGCCTCCGGACGCAGGAAGCGATCCATCTGGGCCTCGAAGAAGCGGCGGTTGGCCGCGAGATGCTCCGGATCGGTGTCGTCGAGGGGATAGAGCAAGGCACAGCGCAATACCTGGATCACCGCCGAGGTCACGTTGTACATCGAGCGCTGGAAGGTGATGCCCAGCTGAATCAGTTGATCTTCCTCTCCGCGGCGATGCTGCTTGTAGAGCTCCTGCAGGTAGGGGGGCAGAAAATGGAGCATGTCCTGCATCAGCAGGGTGGGCGGAATGCCGGCGGATCCCACTGGGAAGACGTCTGCATAGAGGATGCCGTAGTGGAAGTCGGCCTGATCCGCCGGCACCTGGTAGGCCTGGGCGTTGTAGCTCTTGGTGCCCCGGAAGGGTGAAGTTCGATAAAATACAGCCTCCACATAGGGCAACGCCGCCTCATAGAGCCAGGTGAATCCCTCGCTCTTGGGAATGATCTCGAGGCATTCTCCCCGAATGAAAACGTGGTGGTAGATGGGTCGGCCCGCCACGGCGAAGATACCGTTCACGAGGAAGTCCATGGCGTCGGGCACCCCCTTGAAACCACCCTCGTCGTAGATGTCGCTCATCTCGAAGAACACCGGTGCCATCACCTCCCAAAACAGGCCCAGATTGGCGTAATAACTCAGCTGCTTCACCTGCTCCAGGACCATGTCCGGGAACAGCTTGTAAAGCCCAAGCATCAGCGGATTGCCGCGGAAGTAGGCCTTGATGGCGCGGTCGGCGTTGGCCTTGTAGGCATCGCTCGCGAGGTAGTCGTTGAAGCGACCACCCATGCCCTGGTGCCAGAGCA
Protein-coding regions in this window:
- a CDS encoding SulP family inorganic anion transporter — its product is MTTAPAPPRRPALLNHISTNNIKGDLFGGVTAAVIALPMALAFGVASGAGAAAGLWGAVLVGLFAALFGGTPSLISEPTGPMTVVMTAVIASLTASDPENGLAMAFTVVMLAGVLQIVFGLLKLGRYVTQMPYTVISGFMSGIGLILIILQLGPFLGQAIPKGGVMGTLSALPQLIQNARQPEVIFAVITLAILWFTPAAIKKIAPPQLIALIAGTVLSLTLLNNGGGTEDIRRIGEIASGFPQLRMPYFELEQASKMLIDAAVLGMLGCIDALLTAVVADSITRTEHDSNKELIGQGLGNIASGLFGGIAGAGATMGTVVNIQAGGRSALSGISRAVILMVVILAFTGVAAQIPQAVLAGIALKVGVDIVDWGFLKRAHRISLSGALIMYLVIALTVLVDLIAAVGIGVFIANILTIDKMSALQSKSVKSISTGDGDLMLPEDEKALLDQGKGKVLLFQLNGAMIFGVAKAIGREHNAIGDVKAVVFDLTEVSHLGVTAALAVENAVEEAIEKGREVFVVGATGTTQRRLEKLGLYKKLPAERTNISRRDALQQSVTALG
- a CDS encoding phosphate-starvation-inducible PsiE family protein, producing MDLFNDKRFLSTIHGYERQLAKLLALLLAVVIGFVVFELVFESSIKISKFQTDLFNGGLIKLLDRLLLIFIALEVLQNVTAYLRDQVVQIELVLLTAMTAVARKVIVLPPGMENKPQLMAGFGVMVVWLPPIGW
- a CDS encoding sigma-70 family RNA polymerase sigma factor; the encoded protein is MPAPQKRPKGGCDALSQHMRAIGRIPLLSAEEEISLARLVQGGCRATDLAQEMKLRAGSIAPSLEAWAAAAGMEVSQLQRCLRQAEQARSRMVLANIRLVVSMARRYQHTPGDLEDLIQEGTIGLIRAVERFDPSRGYRFSTYATWWIRDGIGSALVAKGRTIRLPGTMVDQLHRLRKTQQSLSQELGRDPSLEELAAATGLKSLDIREVLFRAQEPLSLDGRQNSQAELSLLDSLACEVSKPQEQVDASLMQEDINQLLDELPEQEAELLRLRYGIAAGEPLSLSATARQMGITRDTARGLERRANASIRRLSTRFINHLEA
- the bioA gene encoding adenosylmethionine--8-amino-7-oxononanoate transaminase yields the protein MPWHPHLWHPTTQVATSPVPLQVRSARGSELELADGRRLIDAISSWWVTLHGHAEPAIAAAIARQAQELEQVIFANFSHAPAEQLATRLSALTGLERLFFSDNGSTAVEVALKIAWQWWRNQGSNRRQVIAFEGAYHGDTFGAMALGERSLFTDPYEPLLFAVARVAWPHSHWSDETVEQREQHALGQLEQALETPTAAVIFEPLIQGASGMRVVRPPFLRAVAERVRAAGALLIADEVMTGFGRTGDLFACRRAGIQPDLLALSKGLTGGFLPMGVTMASERLYQGFISERPEATFFHGHSFTANPLGCAAALASLDLLQANPERFQQFELRHTPFLEELARHPLVRRPRCVGTMAAFDVDAGQASYLNPVGKQIQRHCLEQGVYLRPLGNVVYLLPPLGISASQLERCYAAVKLALDTLLQS
- a CDS encoding cation:proton antiporter; this encodes MGPSLLTTLLLLLVGALLARLTATKLARWAVPAIVLELGVGFVLGNTVLPFEQIRSLSGLLELGVLTLFFQVGLEVRGGLLGSRPAAVLRTVLLSALTPLLAWWPLQQAFGLSTATTLLCVAVLSATGTGVTLRALGQLGALKTPSGRLLVGVSVLDDLPAIALLTCSLLLAGTHLGGGAASAGSGWLVLLGPALALLSVPLSSWWLKRRGPWQPGPLGVLLLLIGCSWIGEVTGVTSLLGALWGGVLFNRLAPMGEGSTEARELRGQLALLSEVFLPLYFLGVGMRIQAATLLQPSAWWLALVLLLLAIGCKLICGLGISARDQEAGVDRWVVVFGLIPRGLPGLVFASTALASGVITAAQFSALVLMVSGTTVLGLLLLGRRLATFQNG
- a CDS encoding fasciclin domain-containing protein: MATILETAAGAGVFTTLLAAVDAAGLRGALEGAGPFTVFAPVDDAFAALPPGTVQTLVDNPPQLARILKYHVLAGAYTREALVAQAEWPSLEGAPIPIRRSEPFEVKNATVVTADIACDNGIVHVIDRVILPG
- a CDS encoding CO2 hydration protein, with amino-acid sequence MTTSTAAAGTKTPLIPPSTHRFAEVIHRLEAGGSMLPDTPENLQQIIGIYKAYAVPMDFYWRDLLYIAEQVFLNPLPAFKYFISQEYLDLPNSYAGDQSKLRIWRGGEKAHPELLEFMAKGETRAMPKLLHHLWHDRVNMEFAEACMQAMLWHQGMGGRFNDYLASDAYKANADRAIKAYFRGNPLMLGLYKLFPDMVLEQVKQLSYYANLGLFWEVMAPVFFEMSDIYDEGGFKGVPDAMDFLVNGIFAVAGRPIYHHVFIRGECLEIIPKSEGFTWLYEAALPYVEAVFYRTSPFRGTKSYNAQAYQVPADQADFHYGILYADVFPVGSAGIPPTLLMQDMLHFLPPYLQELYKQHRRGEEDQLIQLGITFQRSMYNVTSAVIQVLRCALLYPLDDTDPEHLAANRRFFEAQMDRFLRPEARLSDIQTQDYR